In a genomic window of Cytobacillus sp. FSL H8-0458:
- a CDS encoding GNAT family N-acetyltransferase, with protein sequence MKQEALTSLVIKNLHTVKDLEAVYELEARIWSVEEAVPVNHTVATVKNGGFVLGAFLGEELIGFQYSFPGFDGTKVYLCSHSLGIHPEYRALGIGEKLKNAQKQTALEKGYDLISWTYDPLETVNANLNLHKLGAECTQYIENAYGEMSDHMNAGIPSDRFLVEWRIQDERPLRQFSLEVLPRAIETGVADGLAVPENVNLFYDNEKILIPVPGNFQDIKKRDFELALKWRKSTKDAFAHYFSKGWIVTDLIKDAAENQYLYLLEKR encoded by the coding sequence ATGAAGCAAGAAGCATTAACATCACTGGTCATTAAAAACCTTCACACAGTTAAGGATCTTGAAGCTGTATACGAACTTGAAGCAAGAATATGGAGTGTGGAAGAAGCTGTGCCGGTTAATCACACAGTGGCGACGGTTAAAAATGGAGGGTTTGTGTTAGGCGCGTTCCTGGGAGAGGAACTGATCGGTTTTCAATACAGCTTTCCAGGCTTTGACGGCACAAAGGTATATCTTTGCTCCCACAGCCTGGGGATTCACCCGGAGTACCGGGCATTGGGGATTGGTGAAAAGCTAAAAAATGCTCAGAAACAGACAGCGCTTGAGAAAGGCTATGATCTCATTTCCTGGACATACGACCCTCTTGAAACCGTAAATGCCAATCTCAATCTTCATAAGCTCGGGGCTGAATGCACTCAATATATAGAAAATGCATATGGTGAAATGTCAGACCATATGAATGCAGGCATACCATCTGACCGATTTCTAGTGGAGTGGCGAATTCAAGATGAAAGGCCTTTGCGCCAATTTTCTCTTGAAGTTCTGCCAAGGGCAATAGAAACAGGAGTCGCTGATGGTTTGGCTGTCCCCGAAAACGTAAATTTATTCTATGATAATGAAAAAATTCTTATACCGGTCCCAGGGAATTTTCAGGACATAAAAAAGCGGGATTTTGAATTGGCTCTGAAATGGAGAAAGAGCACAAAAGATGCTTTTGCTCATTATTTCAGCAAAGGCTGGATTGTAACAGATCTTATAAAGGACGCTGCGGAAAACCAATACTTATATCTTTTGGAAAAGAGATAA
- the menC gene encoding o-succinylbenzoate synthase, which translates to MEIKSIVLRHVKMELMNPFTTSVGTEVDKDFILVEVKSKSGQSGWAESVSIMEPIYNEETVKTNWHIMSDHLIPILFASEIRHPDDVSEAFRPIRGNFNAKAALEGAVWDLYARERGISLSKALGGEKEKIEVGVSVGIQESEIKMLKQIEGYVKEGYQRIKVKIKPGWDVHILKAIRAQFPDIKLMADANCAYTLNDINHLQRMEEFNLMMIEQPLDHDDIIDHAKLQNHLKTPICLDESIHTFEDARKAIELGSCRIINLKIGRVGGLTESRKIHDLCRDHNIPMWCGGMLEAGIGRAHNIAITSLSNFTLPGDTAPSSHYWKEDIIEPEVTMEDGFIFVPQGPGIGYEPNHSKIEDVTLCSRTFSNK; encoded by the coding sequence ATGGAAATTAAAAGCATTGTTTTAAGGCACGTAAAAATGGAGTTGATGAATCCGTTTACTACTAGTGTCGGAACAGAAGTGGATAAGGACTTTATTTTGGTAGAAGTAAAATCAAAAAGCGGACAATCAGGCTGGGCAGAGTCGGTTTCCATTATGGAGCCAATCTACAATGAAGAAACAGTTAAAACAAATTGGCATATTATGAGTGATCATTTAATACCGATCCTTTTTGCATCAGAGATTCGGCACCCTGATGATGTTTCAGAAGCATTCAGGCCAATCAGGGGAAATTTCAATGCCAAAGCGGCGCTGGAGGGTGCTGTCTGGGACCTTTATGCCAGGGAGAGAGGGATCTCGCTCTCAAAAGCTCTGGGCGGAGAAAAGGAAAAAATAGAAGTGGGTGTTAGTGTTGGCATTCAGGAGTCAGAAATAAAGATGCTTAAACAAATTGAAGGATATGTAAAAGAGGGCTACCAGCGGATCAAAGTGAAAATTAAGCCTGGCTGGGATGTGCATATCTTAAAAGCCATCCGTGCCCAGTTTCCTGATATTAAGCTTATGGCTGATGCGAATTGCGCCTATACACTTAATGATATTAATCATCTTCAAAGGATGGAGGAGTTTAATCTAATGATGATTGAACAGCCTTTGGATCATGATGATATTATCGACCATGCCAAGCTTCAAAACCATTTGAAAACACCAATTTGCCTTGATGAAAGCATACATACCTTTGAGGATGCCCGAAAGGCGATTGAGCTTGGAAGCTGCAGAATCATAAACTTAAAAATTGGCCGGGTTGGCGGGCTTACAGAGTCAAGAAAAATTCACGATCTTTGCAGAGATCACAACATTCCAATGTGGTGCGGCGGAATGCTTGAAGCTGGAATAGGACGTGCGCACAATATTGCCATAACTTCCCTTTCCAATTTTACACTTCCTGGTGATACAGCCCCGTCTTCCCATTATTGGAAAGAAGATATCATCGAACCTGAAGTCACTATGGAAGACGGGTTTATATTCGTGCCTCAGGGCCCAGGAATAGGGTATGAGCCTAATCACTCTAAAATAGAGGATGTAACTCTTTGCAGCAGGACATTTTCAAATAAATAA